In the Drosophila takahashii strain IR98-3 E-12201 chromosome 3R, DtakHiC1v2, whole genome shotgun sequence genome, one interval contains:
- the LOC108059717 gene encoding mitochondrial 2-oxoglutarate/malate carrier protein codes for MSATSVQENQPKKAAAASNAIKFLFGGLSGMGATMVVQPLDLVKTRMQISGAGSGKKEYRSSLHCIQTIVGKEGPLALYQGIGAALLRQATYTTGRLGMYTYLNDLFRERFQRSPGITDSMAMGTIAGACGAFIGTPAEVALVRMTSDGRLPVAERRNYTNVANALARITKEEGITALWRGSLPTVGRAMVVNMTQLASYSQFKTYFRNGPLKMDEGIKLHFCASMLSGLLTTITSMPLDIAKTRIQNMKMVDGKPEYRGTADVLLRVARQEGVFALWKGFTPYYCRLGPHTVLTFILLEQLNQGYNKYVLGVDKSTGL; via the exons ATGAGCGCTACGAGTGTCCAGGAGAACCAGCCCAAAAAGGCGGCGGCCGCCTCCAATGCCATCAAGTTTCTCTTCGGCGGTCTCTCGGGAATGGGAGCCACCATGGTGGTGCAGCCTCTGGATTTG GTCAAGACCCGCATGCAAATCTCGGGAGCTGGCAGTGGCAAGAAGGAGTACCGCAGCTCGCTGCACTGCATCCAGACGATAGTGGGCAAGGAGGGACCTTTGGCCCTGTACCAGGGCATTGGAGCCGCTCTGCTGAGGCAGGCCACCTATACCACCGGAAGATTGGGCATGTACACCTACCTGAACGATCTGTTCCGGGAGCGATTCCAGCGCAGTCCCGGTATCACGGACAGCATGGCCATGGGAACCATTGCGGGAGCATGCGGCGCCTTCATAGGAACCCCCGCGGAGGTGGCCCTCGTTCGGATGACCTCCGACGGCCGGCTGCCGGTGGCCGAGCGGAGGAACTACACGAATGTGGCCAATGCCCTGGCCAGGATCACCAAGGAGGAGGGCATCACGGCCCTCTGGAGGGGCAGTCTGCCCACCGTGGGTCGCGCCATGGTGGTCAACATGACCCAACTGGCCAGTTACTCGCAGTTCAAGACGTACTTCCGCAACGGCCCGCTCAAGATGGACGAGGGCATCAAGCTGCACTTCTGCGCCAGCATGTTGAGTGGCCTGCTGACCACCATCACCTCGATGCCGCTGGACATTGCCAAGACCCGAATTCAGAACATGAAGATGGTGGACGGTAAGCCGGAGTACCGCGGCACCGCCGACGTTCTGCTGAGAGTGGCCCGTCAGGAGGGAGTCTTCGCCCTGTGGAAGGGATTCACCCCGTACTACTGCCGTCTGGGTCCGCACACCGTGCTGACCTTCATCCTGCTGGAACAGCTCAACCAGGGCTACAACAAGTACGTCCTGGGCGTGGACAAGAGCACTGGCCTGTAA